The genomic stretch TTCTGAGAGTAGTATTTACTGTAAAACAAGATATTCAGCCATAATGATTTTCTCATTGAAGAATGACAGATTTATACAGAGAGTGTTCTAGAATTAAGTTCCTAAAATTATGTAACTACTcctataattaaagaaaatatagaaggaaaaaatatataggAAATCAATTAACAATTATCATTCTACAATTGTGTTATACGAATCAAAAATTTTAGGGATATTATTGActtctcaacactccccctcaagttggagagTGAATATCAAGAACTCCCAACTTGACCAAGATTGCTAAAAACTTATCCTTTCCCAAAGGCTTTGTGAATATGTCTGCTAGTTGATTTGATGAAGTAACATACTTTGTAATGATCGAGCCTTCTTGTATCTTGTCTCTAATAAAGTGGCAGTCCATCTCTATATGCCGAGTTCTTTCATGAAAGACAGGATTTGCAGCTATGTGCAGAGCTGCCTAGTTATCACAATGAAGCAACACAACATCAGTTTGAGTGACTTGCAAGTCATGCAGCATATTTTTTAACCAAGAGATCTCATAGCAAGTTCCTGCCATAGATCAGTATTTAGCTTCTGCTAAAGATAATGAATCTGTCTTCTACCGCTTGGTTCTCCAAGAAATTAGTGCACTGCCCAACAAAACACAATATGCGATGGTTGATCTTCTAGTAGTTGGGCATCCTCCCCAATCTGAGTTACAGTAGGCTTGCAGTTTTAACTTATTCTCTGTAGCGAAAAATAACCCCTATAGCTTGGAGCACTTTTGAGATAACGCAACACCCTATGTTCAACATCCATGTGAGGTTTGTGTGGTTCATGCATAAACTGACTTAATACATGCATGACATAAGTGATGTTAAGTCTTGTAATAGTGAGATAAATTATGCGACCCGCCAACCTTCTATATCGAGATGGGTCTTTAAGGGGATCATCAGAATCAGAGAGCTTTAGATTTTGTTCCATAGGGAAAGTGATAGGATTTACTCCCAATACACCGCCATCTCGAAGTATGTCTAAGCAATACTTCCTTTCAGAGATATATAAACCTTTTTTTGATCGTGATACTTCAATTCCCAAAAAGTATTTGAGATTGCCAAGGTCTTTAATTCAAAACTTGGTATGTGAGAAGCTCTTGAGAAATTGAATGGCCTCATCATCATTACCTGTGATtagaatatcatccacatagattAAAAGGGCTGTAAAAGACTTTCCCTTTTTATTGGTAAAAAATGAGTAATCTGCTTTAGACTGAACAAAACCAGCAATTTGTATAACTTCAGTAACTTTTGCAAACCACTGTTGTGAAGCTTGTTTGAGACCGTATAACGACTTGTTGAGGCGACATACTAAACTCTCCCCCTGTCACGGAAAACCAAGAGGAAGAGACATGTAAATTTCTTCATGAAGATCCCCACGAAGAAATGTTTTATGCACATCAAGTTGATGAAGAGTCCAATGATTTGCAATGGCAATGGCACGAAGACAACGAACTGTAAGCATTTTGGCTGTGGGAGAGAAAGTATCATGATAGTCAAGACCTTCGATTTGAGTGTACCCTTTAGCCACAAAACGAGCTTTATAACGCTCAATGGTGCCATCGGAACAACCCTTGATCTTGTAAACCCACTTGCATCCAATAGGGTCTTTGCTAGGAGGAAGAGAAGTAAGAGTCCAAGTGTTGTTGGATTCTAAAGCATCCAGTTCAGCCTTCATAGCTCGTTGCCAATTTGCATCACTAGCAGCAGTTGAAAAAGTAAAGGGTTCCACATCTCTactaatattacaaataaaagaaaaatgtgatgGTGAGCAAAGTTTATAGgaaacaaaattacaaaggGGATACCATGTACCTTTAGTGTGATCAGATAACGAAGACGATGTACAATTTATAGAGGGTAAGGTAATCTGAGAAAAAATGAAGTCTTTGAGAAGAACCGATGGAATCCTATGGCGTTGAGATACCCAAAGAGGTGGGGCGTCAGACTCAATGGGAGACACATCCTCAGCAGAAGAGTTTTCCAAAGTGGATGGAACAACAGCTAGTGAAGAGGAATCAATTGAGTCAATATTGGCTTCGTTTGGTGGAGAAATACCAATGTTCAAGTCGGAGGGAATGGGCAAGAGGGGGCCAAAGGGAGTTATGTTATCAGTTGGTGTGGAGGAAGTGTCTTGGAAGGGAAAAATGCCCTCACGAAAGGTAACATCTCTAGAACTGAAAATTTTGTGGGTGTCAAGGTCATATAACTTATAAGCCTTTTGCATATTTGGGTAGCCTAAAAAAATGCACTTACGAGCCTGGGGATCA from Diospyros lotus cultivar Yz01 chromosome 9, ASM1463336v1, whole genome shotgun sequence encodes the following:
- the LOC127809264 gene encoding uncharacterized mitochondrial protein AtMg00820-like, with product MKAELDALESNNTWTLTSLPPSKDPIGCKWVYKIKGCSDGTIERYKARFVAKGYTQIEGLDYHDTFSPTAKMLTVRCLRAIAIANHWTLHQLDVHKTFLRGDLHEEIYMSLPLGFP